Proteins from one Physeter macrocephalus isolate SW-GA unplaced genomic scaffold, ASM283717v5 random_59, whole genome shotgun sequence genomic window:
- the PDK2 gene encoding pyruvate dehydrogenase kinase, isozyme 2 isoform X2, which produces MTLARGQSHEEGTRICCVTGYVQSLLDIMEFLDKDPEDHRTLSQFTDALITIRNRHNDVVPTMAQGVLEYKDAYGDDPVSNQNIQYFLDRFYLSRISIRMLINQHTLIFDGSTNPAHPKHIGSIDPNCSVSEVVKDAYDMAKLLCDKYYMASPDLEIQEINASNSKQPIHMVYVPSHLYHMLFELFKNAMRATVESHESSLTLPPLKVMVALGEEDLSIKMSDRGGGVPLRKIERLFSYMYSTAPTPQPGTGGTPLAGFGYGLPISRLYAKYFQGDLQLFSMEGFGTDAVIYLKALSTDSVERLPVYNKSAWRHYQTIQEAGDWCVPSTEPKNTSTYRVS; this is translated from the exons GTATGTCCAGAGTCTCCTGGACATCATGGAGTTCCTGGACAAGGACCCCGAGGACCATCGGACCCTGAGCCA GTTCACCGACGCCCTGATCACCATCCGGAACCGCCACAATGATGTGGTGCCCACCATGGCGCAGGGCGTGCTGGAGTACAAGGACGCCTACGGCGACGACCCCGTCTCCAACCAGAACATCCAGTACTTCCTGGACCGCTTCTACCTCAGCCGCATCTCCATCCGCATGCTCATCAACCAGCACA CCCTGATCTTTGACGGCAGCACCAACCCAGCCCACCCCAAACACATCGGCAGCATCGACCCCAACTGCAGTGTCTCTGAGGTGGTGAAAG ATGCCTACGACATGGCCAAGCTCCTGTGTGACAAGTATTACATGGCCTCACCTGACCTGGAGATCCAGGAGATCAATG cctcCAACTCCAAACAGCCAATTCACATGGTCTATGTCCCCTCCCACCTCTACCACATGCTTTTTGAACTCTTCAAG AATGCCATGCGAGCGACTGTGGAAAGCCACGAATCCAGCCTCACCCTCCCACCTCTCAAGGTCATGGTGGCCTTGGGCGAGGAAGATCTTTCCATCAAA ATGAGTGACCGAGGTGGGGGTGTTCCTTTGAGGAAGATTGAGCGACTCTTCAGCTACATGTACTCTACGGCTCCCACACCTCAGCCTGGCACCGGGGGAACCCCACTG GCTGGCTTCGGGTACGGGCTCCCCATTTCCCGCCTCTATGCCAAGTACTTCCAGGGGGACCTGCAGCTCTTCTCCATGGAGGGCTTTGGGACTGACGCTGTCATCTATCTCAAG GCCCTGTCCACGGACTCGGTGGAACGCCTGCCCGTCTACAACAAGTCAGCCTGGCGCCACTACCAGACCATCCAGGAGGCCGGCGATTGGTGTGTGCCCAGCACGGAGCCTAAGAACACGTCCACGTACCGTGTCAGCTAG
- the PDK2 gene encoding pyruvate dehydrogenase kinase, isozyme 2 isoform X3, whose amino-acid sequence MEFLDKDPEDHRTLSQFTDALITIRNRHNDVVPTMAQGVLEYKDAYGDDPVSNQNIQYFLDRFYLSRISIRMLINQHTLIFDGSTNPAHPKHIGSIDPNCSVSEVVKDAYDMAKLLCDKYYMASPDLEIQEINASNSKQPIHMVYVPSHLYHMLFELFKNAMRATVESHESSLTLPPLKVMVALGEEDLSIKMSDRGGGVPLRKIERLFSYMYSTAPTPQPGTGGTPLAGFGYGLPISRLYAKYFQGDLQLFSMEGFGTDAVIYLKALSTDSVERLPVYNKSAWRHYQTIQEAGDWCVPSTEPKNTSTYRVS is encoded by the exons ATGGAGTTCCTGGACAAGGACCCCGAGGACCATCGGACCCTGAGCCA GTTCACCGACGCCCTGATCACCATCCGGAACCGCCACAATGATGTGGTGCCCACCATGGCGCAGGGCGTGCTGGAGTACAAGGACGCCTACGGCGACGACCCCGTCTCCAACCAGAACATCCAGTACTTCCTGGACCGCTTCTACCTCAGCCGCATCTCCATCCGCATGCTCATCAACCAGCACA CCCTGATCTTTGACGGCAGCACCAACCCAGCCCACCCCAAACACATCGGCAGCATCGACCCCAACTGCAGTGTCTCTGAGGTGGTGAAAG ATGCCTACGACATGGCCAAGCTCCTGTGTGACAAGTATTACATGGCCTCACCTGACCTGGAGATCCAGGAGATCAATG cctcCAACTCCAAACAGCCAATTCACATGGTCTATGTCCCCTCCCACCTCTACCACATGCTTTTTGAACTCTTCAAG AATGCCATGCGAGCGACTGTGGAAAGCCACGAATCCAGCCTCACCCTCCCACCTCTCAAGGTCATGGTGGCCTTGGGCGAGGAAGATCTTTCCATCAAA ATGAGTGACCGAGGTGGGGGTGTTCCTTTGAGGAAGATTGAGCGACTCTTCAGCTACATGTACTCTACGGCTCCCACACCTCAGCCTGGCACCGGGGGAACCCCACTG GCTGGCTTCGGGTACGGGCTCCCCATTTCCCGCCTCTATGCCAAGTACTTCCAGGGGGACCTGCAGCTCTTCTCCATGGAGGGCTTTGGGACTGACGCTGTCATCTATCTCAAG GCCCTGTCCACGGACTCGGTGGAACGCCTGCCCGTCTACAACAAGTCAGCCTGGCGCCACTACCAGACCATCCAGGAGGCCGGCGATTGGTGTGTGCCCAGCACGGAGCCTAAGAACACGTCCACGTACCGTGTCAGCTAG
- the SAMD14 gene encoding sterile alpha motif domain-containing protein 14, whose protein sequence is MASSKLREPADEVFDLDLAVPETVRLDSSLHKARAQLLAKGRRHRPSRSRLRDSASSAEDGEGSDGPGGKVTDGCGSPLHRLRSPLHSGPGSPAGSSFCLEPPGLRRSLDEDEPPPSPLARYRPLHNAASHEGLAAASCSPPRSAPSSDSSPSFVRRHPRAEPHSEDDSQDASPPEPASPTIGLDKKTRRKFLDLGVTLRRASTSKSRKEKGSNRLSMGSRESVEGSGRSGGSPFLPFSWFTDSGKGSACSGSTTSPACSPKHERFSPKKSASQESTLSDDSTPPSSSPKIPSGPRQAAKCSYPYHTLSQSSDEFLDEPLPTIYHWTSQQVGQWLHSLNLEQYAAEFAARQVDGPQLLQLDGSKLKSLGLSNSHDRALVKRKLKELAAAAEKERKAQEKAARQREKLRRREQAAKRS, encoded by the exons ATGGCTTCTTCAAAGCTCCGAGAACCTGCAGATGAGGTTTTTG ACCTGGACTTGGCTGTGCCAGAGACCGTCAGACTGGACAGCAGTTTACACAAGGCCCGAGCCCAACTACTGGCCAAGGGCCGGAGACACAGGCCCTCCCGCTCGAGGCTTCGGGACAGTGCCAGCTCTGCAGAGGATGGTGAAGGCTCCGATGGGCCCGGAGGCAAG GTGACCGATGGCTGCGGGAGCCCCCTGCACCGGCTGCGCTCGCCTCTGCACTCGGGCCCGGGGTCCCCAGCCGGGAGCTCCTTCTGCCTGGAGCCCCCGGGGTTGCGGCGCAGCCTGGACGAGGACGAGCCGCCGCCCTCGCCGCTCGCACGCTACCGGCCCCTGCACAACGCCGCCTCGCACGAGGGCCTGGCCGCCGCCTCCTGCTCGCCGCCGCGCTCCGCGCCCTCGTCCGACAGCTCGCCCAGCTTCGTGCGCCGCCATCCCCGCGCCGAGCCGCACAGCGAAG ATGACAGCCAGGATGCCAGCCCACCTGAGCCCGCCAGCCCTACCATTGGCCTGGATAAGAAGACTCGCCGAAAGTTCCTGGACCTGGG GGTCACCTTACGCCGAGCATCCACTAGCAAGAGCCGGAAGGAGAAGGGCAGCAACCGCCTGTCCATGGGCAGCAG GGAGTCGGTGGAGGGGTCCGGCAGGTCAGGGGGCTCCCCGTTCCTGCCCttttcctggttcacagacagtGGCAAGGGCTCGGCGTGTTCTGGCAGCACCACCTCCCCGGCCTGCTCCCCTAAACATGAGCGCTTCAGCCCTAAGAAGTCAGCTTCTCAG GAATCCACTCTGAGTGATGACTCCACACCCCCCAGCAGCAGCCCCAAGATTCCAAGCGGTCCCCGGCAGGCGGCCAAGTGTTCCTACCCCTACCACACACTGTCCCAGTCTTCGGACGAG TTTCTGGATGAACCTCTCCCCACCATCTACCACTGGACCAGTCAGCAGGTGGGCCAGTGGCTGCACAGCCTCAACCTGGAGCAGTATGCCGCTGAGTTTGCTGCGAGGCAGGTGGATGGGCCGCAGCTACTGCAGCTGGATGGAAGCAAACTGAAG AGCCTGGGGCTCAGCAACTCACATGACCGGGCGCTAGTGAAGCGGAAGTTGAAGGAGCTGGCAGCGGCCGCGGAGAAGGAGCGCAAGGCCCAGGAGAAGGCTGCGCGGCAGCGTGAGAAGCTCCGGCGCAGGGAGCAGGCGGCCAAGAGGAGCTAG